A part of Arthrobacter dokdonellae genomic DNA contains:
- a CDS encoding MFS transporter — MDKAKAGERATSRRITGNIFKGSVGNLIEWYDWYVYAAFAVYFSSAFFPSGDPTSRLLNTAAIFAVGFLMRPLGSLILGRYADRHGRRAALTLSITVMAAGSLIIACTPGYDTIGVWAPIILVVARLVQGLSLGGEYGTSATYLSEMASSGRRGFYSSFQYVTLIAGQLIALGVQIVLQQVLSEADMKSWGWRIPFVLGAIFALTVLWLRRTMDESEQFTKLSQESSAKAGTLRILMQHPKAVMTVVGLTMGGTVAFYTYTTYMQKFMVNTVGIEKSTVSWINFFALLAFVVLQPVAGGRSDRVGRRPLLLGFGILGTLLTVPLFLLMQGMKNPVGAFLLMMVGLVIVTGYTSINAIVKAELFPTEIRALGVGLPYSLTVAVFGGTAEFIALGLKNIGLEQVFYYYVAACIAVSFIVYWRMGESSKTSHIEAELLDSTDDAGTPALDDVASR; from the coding sequence GTGGACAAGGCAAAGGCCGGTGAGCGCGCAACGTCGCGACGCATCACGGGCAACATATTCAAGGGTTCAGTGGGGAACCTCATCGAGTGGTACGACTGGTACGTGTACGCAGCCTTTGCCGTGTACTTTTCATCCGCGTTCTTCCCGTCGGGCGACCCCACCTCGCGGCTGCTGAACACGGCGGCCATCTTCGCCGTCGGCTTCCTGATGCGCCCGCTGGGCAGCCTGATCCTGGGCCGGTACGCGGACCGCCACGGCCGCCGCGCCGCGCTGACACTGTCCATCACGGTCATGGCCGCCGGCTCGCTGATCATTGCGTGCACCCCCGGCTATGACACCATCGGCGTGTGGGCGCCCATCATCCTCGTGGTCGCACGCCTGGTCCAGGGCCTTTCCCTCGGCGGCGAGTACGGCACCTCGGCCACGTATCTGTCGGAAATGGCCAGCAGCGGCCGCCGCGGCTTCTACTCCAGCTTCCAGTACGTCACGCTCATCGCCGGGCAGCTGATCGCGCTGGGCGTCCAGATCGTCTTGCAACAGGTCCTCAGCGAGGCGGACATGAAGTCCTGGGGCTGGCGGATCCCGTTCGTGCTGGGTGCCATCTTCGCCCTGACCGTCCTGTGGCTGCGCCGCACCATGGACGAATCGGAGCAGTTCACCAAGTTGAGCCAGGAATCGAGCGCCAAGGCCGGCACCCTCCGGATCCTGATGCAGCACCCCAAGGCGGTCATGACCGTCGTCGGGCTCACCATGGGCGGCACCGTCGCGTTCTACACGTACACCACGTACATGCAGAAGTTCATGGTGAACACCGTGGGCATCGAAAAGTCCACGGTCAGCTGGATCAACTTCTTCGCGCTGCTGGCGTTCGTGGTCCTGCAGCCCGTGGCCGGCGGGCGTTCGGACAGGGTGGGCCGCCGCCCGCTGCTGCTGGGCTTCGGCATCCTCGGCACCCTTCTGACGGTCCCGCTGTTCCTGCTCATGCAGGGGATGAAGAATCCCGTGGGCGCGTTCCTGCTCATGATGGTGGGGCTGGTCATCGTCACCGGTTACACGTCCATCAACGCCATCGTGAAGGCCGAGCTCTTCCCGACGGAAATCCGCGCCCTTGGCGTGGGCCTGCCGTACTCGCTCACCGTGGCGGTCTTTGGCGGCACCGCCGAGTTCATTGCCCTAGGCCTGAAGAACATCGGGCTCGAGCAGGTCTTCTACTACTACGTGGCCGCCTGCATCGCCGTCAGCTTCATCGTCTACTGGCGCATGGGCGAGTCCTCCAAGACCTCCCACATCGAGGCCGAACTGCTGGATTCCACGGACGACGCCGGCACCCCCGCCCTGGACGACGTCGCCTCCCGGTAA
- a CDS encoding GntR family transcriptional regulator: protein MGPLSRQQLQTTEPPRGQARYQVIAADLARRIAAGEWLVGGFLPSEPDLAAAYGVSRETLRSALRQVEAQGLVGRRKGQGTRVIRPTPVTEFSSRLASIDDLVSYGQTAVRSVLRVEEVNLDAQTARLTGLPAGAVFIRVTTTRQSEIDAMRVESWSRVYVSTEDWVLIKDEIQGSERLVADLICAKTDRTIDRVVQRVRATTVPADAAAALDRPIGALALEFTRQYMDRNDGLFVVVVSLHPGDTFVYETILEPR, encoded by the coding sequence ATGGGACCACTTAGCCGGCAACAACTGCAGACGACCGAGCCGCCACGGGGCCAGGCCCGGTACCAGGTCATCGCCGCCGACCTGGCGCGCCGCATCGCGGCCGGCGAGTGGCTGGTGGGCGGTTTCCTGCCTTCGGAACCGGACCTGGCCGCCGCGTACGGCGTCTCCCGGGAAACGCTGCGCAGCGCGCTGCGGCAGGTCGAGGCCCAGGGATTGGTCGGCCGGCGCAAGGGGCAGGGGACCCGCGTCATCCGCCCCACGCCCGTCACCGAGTTCTCCTCACGGCTGGCCTCCATCGATGACCTGGTCAGCTACGGCCAGACCGCCGTGCGCAGCGTCCTGCGCGTGGAGGAAGTCAACCTGGACGCCCAAACCGCCCGGCTCACGGGCCTGCCTGCCGGCGCCGTTTTCATCAGGGTCACCACCACCCGGCAAAGCGAAATAGACGCCATGCGGGTTGAATCGTGGTCGCGCGTCTACGTGTCCACCGAAGATTGGGTGCTCATTAAAGACGAGATCCAGGGAAGCGAACGCCTCGTCGCGGACCTCATCTGCGCCAAGACTGACCGCACGATTGACCGTGTAGTCCAGCGCGTCCGCGCCACGACCGTGCCGGCCGACGCCGCGGCGGCCCTCGACCGTCCCATCGGCGCGCTGGCGCTGGAATTCACCCGCCAATACATGGACCGCAACGACGGCCTCTTCGTCGTTGTGGTCAGCCTGCACCCCGGCGACACATTCGTTTACGAAACCATTCTCGAGCCCCGCTGA
- a CDS encoding cation:dicarboxylate symporter family transporter, protein MKTLQQLSSAPSASAARKKWYRGLGAQVMIAMAVGIVFGFALPGVASQFKIVGDLFLSLIKAGVAPLVFLTVVLGIGAAGDLKKASRIGFFALIYFEVLSTVALLLGLVAGNLFGVGKGAHALQSSAGAAPAGAGEPGFTAFLKGIFPDNFIGAFSSGQLLQVLILAIIFGAGLLTLKPHMRAKVTGGLETISEAMFGFINVIMKLAPIGAFGAIAYAVGTNGSAMLLALAELVLQYWAVIAFFVFGVLGLVCLLSGFNIFRILRYVRIEMSLVLGTASSESALPGLLRKLPMMGVSKQAVGLVVPTGYAFNLDGTSIYMALSTLFLANVYGIHMGIPEQIGLLVIMLLTSKGAATVSGGTYVVFAATIAATGYLPIEGVAILFGVYRFMSIATAFCNTFGNVVATWSSPSGLRNFTCPRSGRHSPTPPNSG, encoded by the coding sequence ATGAAAACTCTCCAGCAGCTGAGCTCAGCGCCGAGCGCGTCTGCAGCCCGGAAGAAGTGGTACCGCGGACTCGGTGCCCAGGTGATGATCGCCATGGCCGTGGGTATCGTGTTTGGGTTCGCCCTTCCCGGCGTCGCGAGCCAGTTCAAGATCGTCGGCGACCTCTTCCTCTCTCTCATCAAGGCCGGCGTGGCCCCGCTCGTGTTCCTGACGGTGGTGCTCGGCATCGGCGCCGCGGGCGACCTGAAAAAGGCGAGCCGCATCGGGTTCTTCGCCCTGATCTACTTCGAGGTGCTCTCCACCGTCGCCCTGCTCCTCGGGCTCGTGGCTGGAAACCTCTTCGGCGTTGGCAAGGGCGCCCACGCCCTGCAGTCCAGCGCCGGGGCCGCCCCGGCTGGCGCCGGCGAGCCCGGTTTCACGGCCTTCCTCAAGGGCATCTTCCCGGACAACTTCATCGGCGCCTTCAGTTCAGGCCAACTGCTGCAGGTGCTCATCCTCGCCATCATCTTCGGCGCCGGACTGCTCACCCTCAAACCGCACATGCGCGCCAAGGTCACCGGCGGGCTGGAAACCATCTCCGAGGCCATGTTCGGCTTCATCAACGTCATCATGAAGCTCGCGCCCATCGGAGCCTTCGGCGCCATCGCCTATGCCGTGGGCACGAACGGCAGCGCCATGCTGCTTGCCCTGGCCGAACTCGTGCTCCAGTACTGGGCCGTGATTGCGTTCTTCGTTTTCGGCGTGCTCGGGCTGGTGTGCCTGCTCTCCGGCTTCAACATCTTCCGCATCCTGCGGTACGTGCGCATCGAGATGTCCCTGGTCCTGGGCACCGCCTCCAGCGAATCCGCACTGCCCGGACTGCTGCGCAAGCTGCCCATGATGGGCGTGTCCAAGCAGGCCGTGGGCCTGGTGGTCCCCACCGGCTACGCGTTCAACCTCGACGGCACCTCCATCTACATGGCCCTGAGCACGCTCTTCTTGGCCAATGTGTACGGCATCCACATGGGCATCCCGGAGCAGATCGGCCTCCTGGTCATCATGCTCCTGACCTCAAAGGGCGCCGCGACCGTCTCCGGGGGCACTTACGTGGTGTTTGCCGCCACCATCGCCGCCACCGGATACCTGCCCATCGAAGGCGTGGCCATCCTGTTCGGCGTCTACCGCTTCATGTCCATCGCCACCGCCTTCTGCAACACCTTCGGCAACGTCGTGGCCACCTGGTCGTCGCCAAGTGGACTAAGGAACTTCACATGCCCACGGTCCGGGAGGCACTCGCCGACCCCACCGAATTCTGGCTGA
- a CDS encoding class-II fumarase/aspartase family protein, with protein MNTTAFDSQLFRNMFGTPAMRDIFSDTAYIARIIDTETALARAQARVGVIPAVAAGQITEKANVETLDMDRLREETEIVGYPILPIVKQLAEQCGDAGGYVHWGATTQDIMDTAVMLQCKAGVELLSGQLDGVRRALVRLAAEHIDTVAAGRTHLQHALPVTFGYRCAVWLSALDRHAERLQQARERDLMVQFGGAAGTLASLGEGPEGLAVRAELAAELGLRDPEITWHVARDGLAELVSLFANIGGSLGKIAWDVTMMCSSEYGELAEPFVNGRGASSTMPQKRNPISSELMLAAGKLLREKSSVMLDALMQDFERATGPWHLEWATIPEAFLLLASSLHQAEFMLSGLEVDVDRMYQNTQLTHGLIVAEAVMMAIAPVLGRQEAHEVIYEACRAAIESKGELKAELLKHEDLVRQLGADRIAELCEPAGYLGSAKTMTRQVVDGLAR; from the coding sequence ATGAACACCACCGCTTTTGATTCCCAGCTCTTCCGCAACATGTTCGGCACCCCGGCGATGCGCGACATTTTTTCCGACACCGCCTACATCGCCCGCATCATCGACACCGAGACGGCCCTGGCCCGGGCCCAGGCGCGCGTCGGCGTGATTCCGGCGGTGGCCGCGGGGCAGATCACCGAGAAGGCCAACGTCGAGACGCTGGACATGGACCGCCTCCGCGAGGAAACGGAAATCGTAGGCTACCCCATCCTGCCCATCGTCAAGCAGTTGGCCGAACAGTGTGGGGACGCCGGCGGCTATGTGCATTGGGGCGCCACCACGCAGGACATCATGGACACCGCCGTCATGCTCCAGTGCAAGGCCGGGGTGGAACTGCTGTCCGGCCAGCTGGACGGCGTGCGCAGGGCCCTGGTCCGGCTGGCCGCGGAGCACATCGACACTGTCGCCGCCGGGCGCACCCACCTCCAGCACGCCCTGCCGGTGACATTTGGGTACCGCTGCGCCGTGTGGCTCTCGGCGCTGGACCGGCATGCGGAACGGCTGCAGCAGGCACGGGAGCGGGACCTGATGGTCCAGTTCGGCGGGGCGGCCGGGACGCTGGCGTCGCTGGGGGAGGGGCCCGAAGGGCTGGCCGTCCGCGCTGAGCTGGCCGCCGAGCTGGGCCTGCGCGATCCCGAAATCACCTGGCACGTGGCGCGGGACGGGCTCGCCGAGCTGGTCTCGCTGTTCGCCAACATTGGCGGGTCCCTGGGCAAGATCGCCTGGGACGTCACGATGATGTGCTCCTCCGAATACGGGGAGCTGGCCGAACCCTTCGTGAACGGCCGCGGCGCCAGCTCCACCATGCCTCAGAAGCGCAACCCGATCTCGAGCGAGCTGATGCTGGCCGCCGGCAAGCTGCTGCGCGAGAAGTCCTCGGTCATGCTGGATGCGCTGATGCAGGACTTTGAGCGGGCCACCGGACCCTGGCACCTGGAGTGGGCCACGATTCCGGAGGCATTCCTGCTGCTGGCCAGCTCCCTGCACCAGGCAGAGTTCATGCTCTCCGGCCTCGAGGTTGACGTGGACCGCATGTACCAAAACACGCAGTTGACGCACGGACTCATAGTGGCCGAGGCCGTCATGATGGCCATCGCCCCCGTCCTGGGACGGCAGGAGGCGCACGAGGTGATCTACGAGGCCTGCCGCGCCGCCATCGAGTCTAAGGGCGAGCTGAAGGCCGAGCTGCTCAAGCACGAGGACTTGGTGCGCCAGCTCGGCGCCGATCGGATCGCCGAACTATGCGAACCGGCTGGCTACCTTGGCAGCGCCAAGACCATGACCCGGCAAGTGGTGGACGGCCTGGCACGGTAA
- a CDS encoding DUF2269 family protein, with product MIILHVVAAVFLVGPMAILPMTALKSLRARDAGQTASLAKSVNLYSLLSLIVVFFGFGAMGMAEKSDNLSFTTPWILISIILYAVALAINLAVVVPALHRAAEEFPDAGPTVGQGGSAAAVVKSREYPRVAMGSGLSALLLVAVVVLMVWKP from the coding sequence ATGATTATTTTGCATGTGGTGGCAGCCGTGTTCCTGGTGGGGCCGATGGCGATACTGCCCATGACGGCACTGAAGTCACTCCGGGCACGCGACGCCGGCCAGACCGCGTCCCTGGCGAAGAGCGTGAACCTGTACTCGCTGCTGTCACTGATCGTGGTGTTCTTCGGGTTTGGCGCCATGGGCATGGCGGAGAAGAGCGACAACCTGTCCTTCACGACGCCGTGGATCCTCATCTCGATCATCCTGTACGCCGTCGCGTTGGCCATCAACCTGGCCGTGGTGGTCCCCGCGCTGCATCGGGCTGCCGAAGAGTTTCCCGACGCCGGACCCACCGTCGGTCAGGGTGGTTCCGCTGCCGCCGTCGTCAAGTCCCGGGAATATCCGCGCGTCGCGATGGGCTCGGGACTGTCGGCACTTCTGCTGGTGGCCGTGGTGGTCCTGATGGTCTGGAAGCCCTGA
- a CDS encoding helix-turn-helix domain-containing protein — MESDSITTSEAAMILGMSTRRVRALVSTGQLMPLGRMGPVWVLDRRQVVARSRQSAANKGWSPSAHTGRRWSERTAWAAISLLDNRDSGLEPAALSRLRRRMDGIGVDRLTWLAGGRARLQTFEGLAGDAACLMQEILASGLQALSEGAGSGPSGVVSFGHDVDGYVSDGRLPGLIAKYSLSPTPAGPFKIRTVTSERFAWLQANGVPKTAVALDMLDDGAPRTRSQAERLLLERIAALTRKA; from the coding sequence ATGGAGTCAGACTCAATCACCACCTCCGAGGCCGCAATGATCCTCGGGATGTCGACGCGACGGGTACGCGCGCTCGTCAGCACCGGACAGCTCATGCCGCTGGGCAGGATGGGTCCGGTCTGGGTTCTGGACCGCCGCCAGGTGGTGGCGCGGAGCCGCCAGTCGGCCGCCAACAAAGGATGGTCCCCAAGCGCGCACACGGGCCGGCGGTGGAGCGAAAGGACGGCATGGGCCGCGATATCGCTGCTGGACAATCGCGACTCCGGCCTCGAGCCGGCAGCCCTGTCCCGGCTCCGCCGCCGGATGGACGGCATTGGTGTGGACCGGCTGACGTGGCTGGCCGGGGGCAGGGCAAGACTGCAGACCTTCGAGGGCCTTGCCGGGGACGCCGCATGCCTGATGCAGGAAATCCTGGCCTCCGGGCTGCAGGCGCTTTCCGAGGGTGCCGGGTCCGGGCCGTCCGGCGTTGTCTCGTTTGGCCACGACGTGGACGGATACGTTTCCGACGGCCGGCTGCCCGGGCTGATCGCCAAGTACTCCCTGTCGCCGACCCCCGCGGGACCTTTCAAGATCCGAACTGTGACATCGGAGCGCTTTGCCTGGCTGCAGGCCAACGGCGTACCGAAGACGGCGGTGGCGCTGGACATGCTGGACGACGGCGCCCCGCGCACCCGCAGTCAAGCCGAACGGCTGCTGCTCGAACGCATCGCAGCCTTGACCAGAAAGGCATGA
- a CDS encoding pyroglutamyl-peptidase I family protein: MGYFSTLPVKACLQALTRAGIPAEVSQTAGTYVCNHVFYALMHQLAERPGIRGGFVHVPYAPEQLSGRQHPSMEIAVMAQGLEVIARTAMSTGADIKLGAGATH; encoded by the coding sequence GTGGGGTATTTCAGCACGCTGCCGGTCAAGGCGTGCCTGCAGGCGCTCACCCGGGCCGGCATTCCGGCGGAGGTGTCGCAGACGGCCGGGACGTACGTGTGTAACCACGTGTTTTACGCGCTCATGCACCAGCTGGCCGAGAGGCCAGGGATCAGGGGCGGTTTCGTCCATGTGCCCTACGCGCCGGAACAGCTTTCCGGCCGGCAGCATCCCTCCATGGAGATTGCCGTGATGGCGCAGGGCCTGGAGGTCATTGCCCGCACGGCGATGTCAACCGGCGCGGACATCAAGCTGGGGGCGGGCGCCACGCACTGA
- a CDS encoding aminoglycoside phosphotransferase family protein, giving the protein MLIEKLHVDEVDIDTDRVAAMIADQFPVWAGNSLEPVYPAGTDNVMFILNGHFGVRLPRTPGAATSLERELVHAPRLAPMLPALIPAPVGIGRPTESYPFKWLISRWIEGSNPAPDGPFPAALAVDVARFVRALHSVVPPSASHELLSYRGDRAVQPREAETRAAIGRCGDHFDTAALHRAWDAAMEAPEGTGPPTWIHTDLHPGNLLVKHGRLKSVLDWGGLAVGDPAVDLMVAWNLFGPAERQVFRAEMKADDGTWARGRAWALSVGLVAFPYYLHTNRALAAVSWYQIGQALADLPETQSKARQDVSAWRPPPA; this is encoded by the coding sequence ATGCTGATCGAAAAGCTGCACGTGGACGAGGTGGACATCGACACGGACCGGGTGGCGGCCATGATCGCGGACCAGTTTCCGGTGTGGGCGGGCAACTCGCTGGAGCCTGTGTACCCGGCCGGCACGGACAACGTCATGTTCATCCTGAACGGGCACTTTGGCGTCAGGCTGCCGCGCACGCCCGGCGCCGCCACGTCGCTGGAGCGGGAGCTGGTCCACGCGCCGCGGTTGGCCCCCATGCTGCCCGCCCTCATCCCGGCACCGGTGGGGATTGGCAGGCCCACGGAATCGTATCCGTTCAAGTGGCTGATTTCGCGCTGGATCGAGGGCAGCAATCCGGCGCCGGACGGCCCGTTTCCCGCCGCCCTCGCTGTGGACGTGGCACGGTTTGTCCGCGCGCTGCACAGCGTGGTGCCGCCCTCCGCGTCTCACGAACTGCTTTCCTACCGGGGCGACAGGGCCGTGCAGCCGCGGGAGGCGGAAACCCGGGCGGCCATCGGCAGGTGCGGGGACCACTTCGACACCGCAGCGCTCCACCGGGCGTGGGACGCGGCCATGGAGGCGCCCGAGGGGACCGGGCCGCCCACCTGGATCCACACCGACCTCCACCCCGGCAACCTTCTGGTGAAACACGGCCGGCTCAAGAGCGTCCTGGATTGGGGCGGGCTGGCCGTGGGCGATCCCGCCGTCGACCTGATGGTGGCCTGGAACCTGTTCGGCCCGGCGGAGCGGCAGGTGTTCCGTGCGGAAATGAAGGCCGACGACGGCACCTGGGCGCGCGGGCGGGCTTGGGCCCTGTCGGTGGGCCTGGTCGCCTTCCCGTACTACCTGCATACCAACCGCGCCCTGGCCGCCGTGTCCTGGTACCAGATCGGGCAGGCCCTGGCCGATCTTCCCGAGACCCAAAGCAAGGCGCGGCAGGACGTCAGTGCGTGGCGCCCGCCCCCAGCTTGA
- a CDS encoding DNA alkylation repair protein: MAGTNAAETTVDEVMAELAALDDPKARAVNEKHGDDHGVNLGKLRALAKRLKTQQELSRQLWATGDTAARLVALLICRPKEFGRDDLDAMLRQARIPKVNDWFVNYVVKKSAHAEALRLAWFADPDPVVASAGWALTSERVVKKPEGLDLAGLLDLIEAQMQDAPERLQWAMNTCLAQIGIEFPEHRSRAIDIGERLGVLKDYPTPPNCTSPFAPIWIGEMVRRQQAV; encoded by the coding sequence ATGGCGGGGACGAATGCGGCTGAGACGACGGTCGACGAGGTGATGGCCGAACTGGCCGCCCTCGACGACCCCAAGGCGCGGGCTGTCAATGAAAAACACGGTGACGACCACGGCGTGAACCTCGGCAAGCTGCGTGCCCTCGCCAAGCGGCTGAAGACCCAGCAGGAGCTCTCGCGCCAGCTGTGGGCAACGGGCGACACTGCGGCGCGGCTGGTGGCCCTGCTGATCTGCCGCCCGAAGGAATTCGGCCGCGACGATTTGGACGCCATGCTGCGCCAGGCACGGATCCCGAAGGTCAACGACTGGTTCGTGAACTATGTGGTGAAGAAAAGCGCGCACGCCGAAGCGCTGCGCCTGGCCTGGTTTGCCGATCCGGATCCGGTGGTGGCGAGCGCCGGCTGGGCGCTGACCAGCGAACGCGTCGTCAAGAAACCCGAGGGCCTCGACCTTGCGGGGCTGCTGGACCTCATCGAAGCCCAGATGCAGGACGCCCCGGAGCGGCTGCAGTGGGCCATGAACACCTGTCTGGCCCAGATCGGGATCGAATTCCCCGAGCACCGGTCCCGCGCCATCGACATCGGCGAGCGCCTCGGGGTCCTCAAGGACTACCCGACCCCGCCGAACTGCACGTCGCCGTTTGCGCCCATCTGGATCGGCGAGATGGTGCGCAGGCAGCAGGCCGTGTAG
- the moaA gene encoding GTP 3',8-cyclase MoaA, producing MAAPLPVDTLQRPLRDLRISVTDRCNFRCVYCMPKEIFGRDFVFMPHDQLLTFEEITTLARIAMDHGVRKIRLTGGEPLLRKGIEDLVAMLAALRTPEGEPPDLAMTTNGSVLAQKAEALKAAGLDRVTVSLDSMDDAVFQAMNDVAYPVAKVLHAIDAAQAAGLGPVKINMVVKRGLNDHSIVEMARHFRGTGFILRFIEFMDVGHSNGWKMDQVVPSAEVIERINTVFPLEPLEENYRGETAQRWRYADGAGEIGAISSVTRAFCRGCTRARLSADGKLFTCLFATTGTDLRALLRGGASDAELADALAALWGARSDRYSELRTAATPGLRKPGERIEMSYIGG from the coding sequence ATGGCTGCCCCACTGCCGGTCGACACGCTGCAGCGTCCACTGCGGGACCTGCGCATTTCTGTCACGGACCGCTGCAACTTCCGCTGTGTCTACTGCATGCCCAAGGAGATCTTCGGCCGCGACTTTGTCTTCATGCCGCACGACCAGCTGCTCACCTTTGAGGAAATCACCACCCTGGCCCGCATCGCCATGGACCACGGCGTGCGCAAGATCAGGCTGACCGGCGGCGAACCGCTGCTGCGCAAGGGCATCGAGGACCTGGTGGCCATGCTGGCCGCGCTGCGCACCCCGGAAGGCGAGCCGCCGGACCTGGCCATGACCACCAACGGCTCCGTCCTCGCCCAAAAGGCGGAGGCGCTCAAGGCGGCCGGCCTGGACCGGGTCACGGTCTCCCTGGATTCCATGGACGACGCCGTTTTCCAGGCCATGAACGACGTCGCCTATCCCGTGGCGAAAGTCCTGCACGCCATCGACGCCGCGCAGGCCGCGGGCTTGGGCCCGGTGAAGATCAACATGGTGGTCAAACGCGGGCTCAACGACCACAGCATTGTGGAGATGGCCCGGCACTTCCGCGGCACCGGGTTCATCCTGCGCTTCATCGAATTCATGGACGTGGGCCATTCCAACGGCTGGAAGATGGACCAGGTGGTCCCGAGCGCGGAAGTCATTGAGCGGATCAACACGGTGTTCCCGCTGGAACCGCTGGAGGAGAACTACCGCGGCGAAACGGCGCAGCGGTGGCGGTACGCCGACGGCGCGGGGGAGATCGGCGCCATCTCCAGCGTCACCCGGGCGTTCTGCCGGGGCTGCACGCGGGCCCGGCTCTCCGCCGACGGCAAGCTCTTCACCTGCCTGTTCGCCACCACCGGCACCGACCTTCGCGCGCTGCTGCGCGGCGGAGCCTCCGATGCTGAACTGGCCGACGCGCTCGCGGCGCTCTGGGGCGCACGCTCGGACCGGTATTCGGAACTGCGCACCGCCGCCACCCCTGGGCTGCGGAAGCCGGGGGAAAGGATCGAGATGAGCTACATCGGCGGATAG
- a CDS encoding GntT/GntP/DsdX family permease, whose protein sequence is MAITGAARAVQATVLAAADTANSPWTGHDTRVLVVAAIGIAIVVLLIVWIKMHAFLALTIGSLFVGIGSGIALNKVTASYETGVGGVLGYVGVLIALGAMLGKLLADSGGADKVVETLLRGRPATLPWKMALIAGIIGIPMFFEIGLVLLIPVVMLAVRRSNGPAMRLGIPALAGLSVLHGFIPPHPGPLAAIGILHANVGVTLALGLIVAIPTVIVAGPLFGVLAARMVPIGAAGAALAVTGGTTADTFSPAPRTSRGATASGKRDNRSAPGNGGNGSVGQTRAQDPDATGTPSFGITLITLLSPLVLMLIKAAADVWMSKTNPVHPLLDFIGDPVVALTVAVLLAMVTFGTGVGFSAQVLTKKIGQSLLPIVGVMLIVGAGGGFKQVLVDGGTGTAIAKIAVAASLSVLLLGWIVAVLIRLATGSATVATVTAAGIIAPLASGLSPVHLALVVLAVGAGSLFFSHVNDAGFWLVKEYFGLTVGQTIKTWSVMETIISIMGLLLTWLLFSIL, encoded by the coding sequence ATCGCAATCACAGGCGCGGCAAGGGCGGTCCAGGCCACAGTCTTGGCCGCCGCGGACACCGCAAACTCTCCGTGGACCGGCCACGACACCCGGGTTTTGGTGGTCGCGGCCATTGGCATCGCCATCGTCGTGCTCCTCATTGTCTGGATCAAGATGCACGCGTTCCTGGCGTTGACCATCGGCTCCTTGTTTGTGGGCATTGGTTCCGGAATCGCACTGAACAAGGTCACCGCCTCCTATGAGACGGGCGTGGGCGGCGTCCTCGGCTACGTCGGCGTCCTGATCGCGCTCGGCGCCATGCTCGGCAAGCTGCTGGCCGATTCCGGCGGCGCCGACAAGGTGGTGGAAACGCTCCTGCGCGGCCGGCCCGCCACACTGCCCTGGAAAATGGCGCTGATCGCCGGCATCATCGGCATCCCGATGTTCTTCGAGATCGGACTGGTCCTGCTGATCCCCGTGGTCATGCTGGCGGTGCGCCGCAGCAACGGCCCCGCCATGCGCCTGGGGATCCCGGCACTGGCCGGCCTTTCCGTGCTGCACGGCTTCATCCCGCCGCACCCCGGCCCGCTGGCCGCCATCGGCATCCTCCACGCCAACGTCGGCGTCACGCTGGCCCTGGGCCTGATCGTCGCGATCCCCACGGTGATCGTGGCCGGACCGCTCTTTGGGGTCCTGGCGGCGCGCATGGTCCCCATCGGCGCGGCCGGTGCGGCGCTCGCCGTCACGGGAGGCACGACGGCGGACACCTTCAGTCCCGCTCCCCGCACCTCCCGCGGCGCCACCGCCTCCGGCAAGCGCGACAACCGGTCCGCCCCCGGCAATGGCGGCAACGGTTCCGTGGGCCAGACGAGGGCCCAGGACCCCGACGCGACCGGCACGCCGTCGTTCGGGATCACGCTGATCACCCTCCTGTCGCCGCTGGTCCTCATGCTGATCAAGGCTGCCGCGGACGTGTGGATGTCAAAGACCAACCCCGTCCACCCGCTGCTGGACTTCATCGGCGACCCGGTGGTTGCCCTGACGGTTGCCGTCCTGCTGGCCATGGTCACCTTCGGCACCGGCGTGGGCTTTTCGGCGCAGGTCCTGACGAAGAAGATTGGCCAGAGCCTGCTGCCCATCGTGGGCGTCATGCTCATCGTGGGTGCCGGTGGAGGCTTCAAGCAGGTCCTGGTGGATGGCGGCACCGGCACGGCCATCGCCAAGATCGCGGTCGCTGCCAGCTTGTCCGTCCTGCTGCTCGGCTGGATTGTGGCCGTGCTGATCCGCCTGGCCACCGGCTCCGCCACCGTGGCCACCGTCACGGCCGCGGGCATCATCGCCCCACTGGCCAGCGGCCTGAGCCCGGTGCACCTGGCCCTGGTGGTGCTGGCCGTGGGCGCCGGTTCCTTGTTCTTCTCCCACGTCAACGATGCCGGGTTCTGGCTGGTCAAGGAATACTTCGGCCTGACGGTAGGCCAGACCATCAAGACCTGGTCCGTCATGGAAACCATCATCTCGATCATGGGCCTGCTGCTGACCTGGCTGCTGTTCTCCATCCTGTAG